One window from the genome of Haloprofundus halobius encodes:
- a CDS encoding DUF5791 family protein, whose product MLYDAAESPGSLTPNELRAAYDSQLAAVVDAEGVETVAAESGVDRDRVVALAEGESPDLTLEEAAGILAVGDGYPDREAIVLELRDHLLLGMTTGVLDVDTIASNIDADLTGQEVQQALEGRTAFPLDDLAAVHAFIAERNDR is encoded by the coding sequence ATGCTCTACGACGCCGCAGAGAGTCCGGGGTCGCTGACGCCGAACGAGTTGCGCGCCGCCTACGACTCGCAGTTGGCCGCCGTCGTCGACGCCGAGGGCGTCGAGACGGTCGCCGCCGAGTCGGGCGTCGACCGCGACCGCGTCGTCGCGCTCGCCGAGGGCGAGTCCCCCGACCTCACGCTCGAAGAGGCCGCCGGTATCCTCGCCGTCGGCGACGGCTACCCCGACCGGGAGGCCATCGTACTCGAACTGCGCGACCACCTCCTGCTGGGGATGACGACGGGCGTCCTCGACGTGGATACCATCGCCTCGAACATCGACGCCGACCTCACCGGCCAGGAGGTCCAGCAGGCGCTCGAAGGGCGGACCGCCTTCCCGCTCGACGACCTCGCGGCGGTCCACGCGTTCATCGCCGAGCGGAACGACCGCTGA